A portion of the Musa acuminata AAA Group cultivar baxijiao chromosome BXJ1-1, Cavendish_Baxijiao_AAA, whole genome shotgun sequence genome contains these proteins:
- the LOC135679452 gene encoding uncharacterized protein LOC135679452, translating into MIMETESAKCECCGLEEDCTEEYISRVKADFGGKWLCGLCSEAVRDEAGKGNGRRKKGYGGLEEAVMAHASFRRRPHSNPAIDVVDGMRRMLWRRRRSVDKPSASSPGKPVSPSQAADEATRVAVLR; encoded by the coding sequence ATGATCATGGAAACGGAGTCTGCCAAGTGCGAGTGCTGCGGGCTGGAGGAGGACTGCACTGAGGAGTACATCAGCAGGGTGAAGGCCGACTTCGGTGGGAAGTGGCTGTGTGGGCTGTGTTCAGAGGCGGTGAGAGATGAGGCGGGGAAGGGGaatgggaggaggaagaagggttaTGGAGGATTGGAGGAGGCTGTGATGGCACATGCGTCGTTCCGTAGGAGGCCTCACTCCAACCCAGCAATAGACGTAGTTGACGGGATGAGGCGGATGCTGTGGCGGCGGCGGAGGTCGGTGGACAAGCCATCGGCCTCGTCGCCTGGGAAGCCGGTGAGCCCGTCGCAGGCGGCCGACGAAGCGACCAGAGTTGCAGTCCTCCGGTAG